The bacterium genome segment GTTCCTCGCCCTCGCTCACTGCTTCCCAGACGGTCTTCTCGCCATCGAGATCGGAGCGAGCCTGGTCGACGTACGCGGGCACCGCGGTTTCTCCCAGGCGGATGGTTCCGTCGTCGGCTTTCTCCTCAGCGACGAGCAGGCGAAACAACGTGGTCTTGCCCGCGCCGTTTCCGCCGATCACGCCGACGATCCCGGCCGGAGGAAGTGAGAAGCTCAAGTCGTCGATCAGAAGCGTCTCCCCGTAGCCCTTCTTCAAATTCTTGGCCTCGATCACGACATTGCCCAGTCTCGGACCGGGCGGGATTGCGATCTCTACCGACTCGGGGGCTCGCTTCTCCTCTAGCGCTCGCAGATCATCGTAGGACTTGAGCCGCGCCTTGCCTTTCGCCTGACGCGCTCGGGGTGTCATGCGGATCCAGTCGAGTTCGCGTTCCAGCGTGCGCTGCCGCGCGCTCTGCTTTTTCTCCTCGGCCACCAGTCGAGCTTGTTTCTGTTCGAGCCAGCCCGAGTAATTTCCCTTGTAGGGGATGCCGCGACCGCGATCGAGTTCCAGAATCCATCCGGCCACGTTGTCGAGGAAGTAGCGATCGTGAGTGACTGCGACGACGGTACCGGGATATTCCGCCAGAAAGCGCTCGAGCCAGCCGACCGATTCCGCATCCAGGTGATTTGTGGGTTCGTCGAGCAGAAGCAGATCGGGTTTCTGGAGGAGCAGGCGGCACAAAGCGACCCGCCGCTTCTCTCCACCCGAAAGCTTGGATACGTCAGCCTCACCCGGAGGAAGCCGCAACGCGTCCATGGCGATTTCGAGCGCTCGGTCCAGTTCCCAGGCATTCACCGCATCGATCTGATCCTGCAGTTTCGCCTGTTCGTCCAGCAGGCTTTGCATCGCGTCGTCTTCCATGGGTTCGGCGAACTTCTCGCTGATCGCGTCAAAACGGAGCAGTAGAGAACGGGTCTCTGCGACGCCCTCCTCGACGTTGCCTCGCACGTCCTTGCTCTCGTCCAGCTCCGGTTCCTGCGCCAGGTAACCCACGCGCACGCCTTCTCCCGGTTTCGCCTCGCCCACGAACTCGGAATCCACCCCCGCCATGATGCGCAAGAGGGTGCTCTTTCCGGCCCCGTTGTGTCCCAGCACGCCGATCTTGGCGCCGGGCAGGAAAGCGAGGGTGATGCCGTCGAGCAGTACGCGCTCGGGCGGAACGACTTTCCGCAGGTCTTCCATGGTGTAGACGAACTCGGGCAATGCGGGACCTCCTGGGGATCGGCGGGAATTGGGCGGGGGAGTATAGCGACGCTCCGCCCGAGTGACCCTGATGGCGGATCTGGCACCTGTTGCCGGGGGCTACTCGAATCCAGTTCTCGGTCCGGCGTTTTCTGGTCTAGAATTCAGCTGGGTCAACCGTTTCGCGGAGGTTCATTGGATCCGTTCGTAGCCGTTCTGGTGATTATCGTCTGCCTCGTCGCATCGGCATTCTTTTCAGGTAGCGAGACGGCCTTGCTGCGCCTGCGCGCGCACGAGATCGAAGAAGACGTTCGGGAGGCTCGCGGTCCCGCCGCGGTCGCCGTGCGCGATCTGCTGGCCTCCACATCGCGCCTGCTCGTCACGATCCTGCTTGGCAACAATCTGGTGAACATCCTCGGATCGGCCACGGCCTCGGGCCTGGCGATCCACTATCTGGGTTCGCGGGACGGCATCCTGGTGGCGACCGTGGTCATGACGATCCTGCTCCTCGTGTCCTCGGAGATCATTCCCAAGGCTCTGGCCGCCGCGCATCCGCGGCGCATCTCCTACGCGGTGGCCCTGCCGCTCTACCTGTTTCACGCCGCGCTCTGGCCGCTGCATCGACTCTTCGACCGCGTGATCGAACCGCTCGTACTTCGCATCGGAGGAAGTGAGGGCGGCGAATCCCCGACCACGGCTGAAGAGGTCCTGCGCATGGCCCGTGAAGCGCACTCGGGTCGGCACGAAGGCGAACCCCTGGTGATCATGGGCGCCGCAGCCGGCGCGGCAGAGATGACCGTCGAGGAGATCATGGTGGAGCGCACGCAGATCGTGGCGTTCCCGATCGACATCCCGCCCAAGCAGCTACTGGAAAGCGTGCTCGCCGAAGGCTACACGCGCGTTCCTCTGTACGAGGATACGATCGACCAGATCCACGGGACCGTGCACCTCAAGGACCTCGTCAAGCTATGCGGCGAGAACGGCAATGCCGATCTGCTCTCGATCCTGAAGCCGATCCTGCGAGTACCCGAGCGCAAAAAGATCCTGATTTTGCTGGCCGACATGCAACGCGTATTCGTGCACGTGGCAATCGTGAAGGACGAGTTCGGGGTGACCATGGGCATGGTCACCCAGGAAGACATCCTGGAAGAGATCGTCGGCGAAATCCGCGACGAGTTCGATCGCGACGAGCTATTGACGATCCGAGAGTTGCCCGACGGAAGCCACCAGGCGCTCGGACGCATCAAGGTGCTGGACTTCAACCGCGAAACCGGTTCGGACGTACCAGCCGAGAAGGGCGATACGCTCAGCGGTCTGGTCTTCAATGAACTCGGCCGCGCACCGCGCAAGGGCGACATCGTACGCGTGCCCGGTTACGAGTTCGGCGTGGCCGACGTCTCGGGAACACGCATCACTCGTCTGCGCGTGAAACGCTGCGCCAAGTCAGCCGAGGCGACGGAGACGTCGTAAAGCCGAGGCTAGCCCGCGTTCTCGCCAGGCTGCTCAATCAACGGCGTCGCGTTCGCTCAGATGTCTTCGTCCTCGTCGACTTCCTTCACCACGATCGGGTGAGGGGCGTAGTCGGGACCCCCCGTCCAGCCGGGGATCTTCTCGGCCTCGGCCAGCCAGGAATGAGCGATCGATTCCTCGACCACTACGTCGTTGTTGTCAAAGGCCTCCAGGATGCTCTCCCAGAGGTCCTGACCGCCGCTTTTCCACCATCCCTTGGCGGGGTTCTCGAAATCGATTGCAAGGCGTACGAACATGCTTGTGTTAATACTCGCCGTTCGGCCCTTCTTTCAACCCGATATTCGTGGTCCGAAGAATGGGCCTGAGTTCAGGGAACTCGAATCGAGGATTTTCGGCAACTCCGGGAGGCTCATATTGGAAGCCTCGCTGCTGCGCCGGTAGGTCGATCGAGCCGCCCCCATTCTTCGGACCACGAACTATCTCGACCGAGAGCCGTGGTCGGTTTCGAATCAGTTGAGCAGGCTCAGGCGCATGCGGGAGCGCAGTCGCGAGACCGCCTTCGAGTGGATCTGGCAGACCCTGGATTCAGTGATGCCCAGGATCGAACCGATTTCCTTCAGGTTCAGGTCCTCGTAGTAGTAGAGCGAGATCACCAGACGCTCTTTCTCGGGCAGACTGTCTATGCCCTTGGCCAGTGACTGCGTGAGTTCTCTCGAACGCAGAGAAGCAAACGGGTCTTCCGCATTCACGTCTTCGAGGTTGCCGCTCGGCAACGGCTGGTCGGAGTCATTGGAGCCGCGCAGGTCGTCCATGTTGACGATGGAGATACCGCGCGTCTGGTTGACCATGACGTGTAACTCGTCGAGGTTGATGCCCAGCGAGCCAGCGATCTCGTCGTCGGTCGCGGGGCGGCCCAGACGCTGCTCGATCTGATTGCAGGCTGTCTCGAGTTGGCGGCTCTTCTGGCGCACCGAGCGGGGAACCCAGTCGAGGGACCGCAACTGATCGAGAATGGCGCCGCGGATGCGGAATTCGGCGTACGTCTTGAACTTGCAGTCCTTGGTCGGGTCGTACTTGTCGACCGCATCCATGAGACCGATCACACCGGTGTTGTGCAGGTCGTCCAGGTCCACATGCGACGGGAGTCGCACCGCGATCCTGCTGACGATGTAGCTGATCAACGAAGTGTGTTCTACGACGATCTGTTCCTTGAGGTCGTGGGGGATGCGGCCATGCTCTTGCCAGGCCTCCCGGATCAGGGTCTCCATCAAATAGCCTCCGAGTGTTTCAGCAATTCGGTCCAGCTGCGTGCCCTCGGATGTGCAAGCCGAATGCCCAACACTGCGGAGTGAATCGGCCGCCTCCGCCAGAGCATCGGACCGCCGCGCGAACGGCTCGAAAACGCTGAGGAAGTCGGCGTTGGCGGCGAACGTCCGCGGGGAGGAGCGGACGATGCCGGGGGGCGTACACCCCGCAAATCTCGTCAGTTTTTTGGCGCTCGTTCCCGCCAACCGCTGGAATCCTGACAAGCGAAGAGCTGTGGTGCGAAGAATAGGTCCGGGCCTGGTGAGTCGGTTTGAGCCAGGCGCGACGCCTGCAGCGTCTCTCTCGGAGTTGCTCGAAGTTCTCGATTCGAACCTTTTTCCGTCAGACCCATTCTCTGCACCACGCCCGGGTCAATTGTGCGGCGCTCCCGTCCGATAGGTACCGACATGTCTGCCGGTGTGGGGGGCCCGGTGCGGATGTCGGGATGGGTCGCCCATGGCGCGCTTTTCGCTGGCGGTGCTCTTGCTTGCGCTGGCCTACGTGGCGGGACCGCAGTTGGTTTCGATTCGCGACACCACTTCGGTGGGTCCGGGCAATCCCGGAATGCGCGAGTTGCCGGTCAGTTTCCAGGCATCTTCCGGCCTGGAGGTACCGCTCCAGGAGCCGGCCACTGACATGGCGGCGTTCTCACACCTTGGGGCCAGGCTGGTGCCCCGAGCGGTCTACCACATCGAAGCTCGAGTCATGTCGCACGAGCGCTACTACTGGGATCCGAGCGCCGATCTTTCGCCTGTCGACCTGCTGCTCGGTTGGGGTCCGATGATGGACGAGCGGTTCGCGAGTCGCTTCGACTTCAGCCAGAGTGGCCGTTTCGGCTACTGGCAATGGCACGAAGCACTGCCGATCCCCGAAAAGCGCGTCCACGATTCGCTGAGCAATGTGCACATCATCCCGGCAAGTGACGAAGTCGATGCCGCGATCAAGGACGTTGGCGCCGGCGAGCTCGTGCGCATTTCCGGGCTTCTGG includes the following:
- the ettA gene encoding energy-dependent translational throttle protein EttA, translating into MEDLRKVVPPERVLLDGITLAFLPGAKIGVLGHNGAGKSTLLRIMAGVDSEFVGEAKPGEGVRVGYLAQEPELDESKDVRGNVEEGVAETRSLLLRFDAISEKFAEPMEDDAMQSLLDEQAKLQDQIDAVNAWELDRALEIAMDALRLPPGEADVSKLSGGEKRRVALCRLLLQKPDLLLLDEPTNHLDAESVGWLERFLAEYPGTVVAVTHDRYFLDNVAGWILELDRGRGIPYKGNYSGWLEQKQARLVAEEKKQSARQRTLERELDWIRMTPRARQAKGKARLKSYDDLRALEEKRAPESVEIAIPPGPRLGNVVIEAKNLKKGYGETLLIDDLSFSLPPAGIVGVIGGNGAGKTTLFRLLVAEEKADDGTIRLGETAVPAYVDQARSDLDGEKTVWEAVSEGEERIRVGEREIPSRAYVSSFGFKGSDQQKRVNMLSGGERNRLHLAHVLRSGGNVLLLDEPTNDLDVDTLRALEEALLGFSGCAVVISHDRWFLDRIATHILAFEGDSHVEFFEGNYGEYEEDLRRRKGADAEQPHRMKFKRLERN
- a CDS encoding HlyC/CorC family transporter, which encodes MDPFVAVLVIIVCLVASAFFSGSETALLRLRAHEIEEDVREARGPAAVAVRDLLASTSRLLVTILLGNNLVNILGSATASGLAIHYLGSRDGILVATVVMTILLLVSSEIIPKALAAAHPRRISYAVALPLYLFHAALWPLHRLFDRVIEPLVLRIGGSEGGESPTTAEEVLRMAREAHSGRHEGEPLVIMGAAAGAAEMTVEEIMVERTQIVAFPIDIPPKQLLESVLAEGYTRVPLYEDTIDQIHGTVHLKDLVKLCGENGNADLLSILKPILRVPERKKILILLADMQRVFVHVAIVKDEFGVTMGMVTQEDILEEIVGEIRDEFDRDELLTIRELPDGSHQALGRIKVLDFNRETGSDVPAEKGDTLSGLVFNELGRAPRKGDIVRVPGYEFGVADVSGTRITRLRVKRCAKSAEATETS
- a CDS encoding FliA/WhiG family RNA polymerase sigma factor produces the protein METLIREAWQEHGRIPHDLKEQIVVEHTSLISYIVSRIAVRLPSHVDLDDLHNTGVIGLMDAVDKYDPTKDCKFKTYAEFRIRGAILDQLRSLDWVPRSVRQKSRQLETACNQIEQRLGRPATDDEIAGSLGINLDELHVMVNQTRGISIVNMDDLRGSNDSDQPLPSGNLEDVNAEDPFASLRSRELTQSLAKGIDSLPEKERLVISLYYYEDLNLKEIGSILGITESRVCQIHSKAVSRLRSRMRLSLLN